cttctattctctctattttcttctccttattctatagtttcataacacattgttcctttttaaaattattctctTCCCTAAATTTCTCCTTCTATTACTTAACAATTTTAGTCTTtctattaaaacaaataataaaattttaaataagatacataatgaactattttttttgacatttttactaaatattaaaagtgttgACAATAAAtcctattaaatattaaattattaacattttaaaaaatttcccaaAACTTTTCCTTTGAGCCAATTTAGTTAAGCATCGAAAACTTTGACTAAATTATGTAGGGCTCTAATTATGTATGCTAACTTTTATGGACTCcattagaatgaaattatttgTTCCTTGTCTCACACTGTAAAAGTGCACCCAACCACTACTATTAACACCATTGGAGTGAAGCATGATGTTGGGTCACGAAGGGGTGATTAGGGCGTCATGCTAGTTACAATTGCATATTATAGGTTAATAAATTAGAtgacaaaaatttatattaaaaacataaattattataagaaaattaatataaaaaaatatgaaactatAGAGAGATTAAATCTCcccttgaacaaaaaaaatttgaacgactacattgtgaattttattgtgttcttttatgagaATAGGTATCTTCAATTTATAGTTCTccgaattttttttataaaaaaggaataaaccaaatatgaaagaaaaatatatatttctttcagaatattaaaaacatttatgctaatgatatgttttttcttttaagaaaaaataaaattcaaataagataagaaaattAGGGTAGAACTCTAACACATGATTGTGCGTGAACTCAAAATCCCCCCCTTAACTCATTCATGTAAGTAAATTTATCAACATTTGGACAGATAAAAAGAAATCACTCTAGAGTTATTTGGTTGTTGGTTTAAAAAGGAtttatccatatatatatatatatatactattgttattatcacGCCTCATTTTTCTCGCAAAAGACGAGTCTTCAACATACATGTTAAACCTCTTTTACGATTTAAACAAGAAGAGTCGTCCCCTGACAAGTTAAGGTGTGTTAGGACACCATCCTATActaattttcaaataacttaGTTTATCATTCTAAGTCGCCAGAAATCAGACAAGGTCTATAAATATAGGTCTTTGCTGAATTCATTTATTATGTTGGGATTACTCAATGATATTGTAGAGTTCATAAGATTTTCATGTAATTGTATGTTACTATGgttataaaatatcaaaacttcTTTTCATTCTTAATCAAAAAGATAAGGGGTTGCAAGCATTATTAACTGAAATGACAAACTTTATTAAAAACttcctttaatttttgaaagaaacaaaaattgaaaaatgcaaATCATCTTAGCTCtatttcttttaagaaatatatattattgtgtTTCATCCCTATACacaaatagattttttttatggatgCGAATGGAAAATTTTACTACCTCTTCTCTCTCaactatatttataaataaaaaaaacatatttctaaatcaataaattatcattcactaatcattaataataaaattaaattacactTTACATGAGTTGTGTTCCAACTCTTTTTTCATAAACTTGAATAAATAGAGTAGACATGGTCAAATTAATTATGGTGACAGGTGATGAAATATGTTCCAAAAAATAAAACCGAAATTCATGGTAGACCTCTAAATTTTGGTAGACTAATagtcatcacaattcataatagTCATGAAGGGAAGAAtaagaattttgaatatttgttgtGAGATTGAATAAAAATAGAGAATGGCGAAATGCCTTAGCTTCACAGCTTCAAGAGATCGTTTTTATCGATATTTCTTTTCGTTTTCTGGGCTTCGTTCTGTAACAACAGATCTTGAAGATGGAACGACAATGCATTGTTGGATACCTAAAGTTGATGAACCAACAAAACCTAACCTCTTTCTTGTTCATGGATTTGGTGCCAATGCAATGTGGCAATATAGTGATCTTCTACGACATTTTACTCCTCATTTTAATGTCTACCTTCCTGATCTCCTCTTCTTTGGTGCCTCCTCCACCAAACGCCCTGAAAGGACCGAGAGTTTTCAAGCAACATGTGTTAAGAAATTGATGGAGGTTCATGGTGTTGTTAGGACGAGCCTTGTAGGTATTAGTTATGGAGGGTTTGTTGGTTATAGCCTTGCAGCTCAATATCCAGAGGCAGTCGAGAGATTGGTCTTGTGTTGTGCAGGTGTTTGTTTAGAGGAAAAAGATATGAAAGATGGATTGTTTCAGGTTTCTGATTTGGATGAAGCTGCTAGCATTTTATTGCCACAAACACCTGAGAAACTAAGAGAATTGATgcgtttttcattttttaagcCTGTTAAAGTCATGCCTTCCTACTTCCTTTCTGATTTTATAGACGTaagtgtgtgtatacatatcaATGATATAGGCTATACGTACAATATATGTTATCACACAAGTGTTTACATTATACAGGTGATGTGCAACGATTATGTAAACGAGAAAAGAGAGCTCATACAAAATTTACTAAGAGATAGACAACTTTCCAATCTACCTAAGATTTCCCAGGTTTGCATTTTCCTAACTTTTTCTCATATGTACTAGTCTTTATTTTCACTATTTCTTTTGGTTTCTTTCTTATTCCCAATAGTCGACGTTGATTATTTGGGGAGAACAAGACAGGATATTCCCATTAGAACTGGGGTACAGACTGCAGAGGTAACAAAAACATACTCATGTTTTGTTTTCATAGACTTTATTTCGTTGCTGATGTTATAACACTAAATGATAGGCATATAGAAGGGAATGCTGAGTTAGTAGTTATCAGAAATGCGGGGCATGCAGTCAACTTGGAGAAACCAAAGGAGTTTACTAAACAATTGAAGGCATTTCTTGTTGATAATTGATAATTTGGACAACCATTCTGCAGCTAGTGACGAATTTagtattcaaatttaaaatgtttaactGCTTTGATAACTGTCAGAATTTTTCAAAGACaagtagaaaagaaaaagattataAGATGATGTAAAATTGAACTGTACATTTGTGCCATAAAATTCATTGCCTGGTGTCAGCATTGGTGTTTCTGATAATTGCTTCAGAACATAATAAACctacaaaagaaagagttaaAACATTGATGTCACCTGATAAGTGATAAGCTTATTTGAAAAGCTCTAAAATCCCGCAACTGCAATTTTTCAGTATTATTGACCAGATAACAACCAAAGGTTGCTCAGGACAGTACGTACAATATGCTCATAGTAACATCGAAGCAGTTCAATTTGACAGGGATTCTGTCCCTGAATCTACAACAGTCATATTCAAACTAATTAACTTTGAATTGAAGTCCTAAACTACTAATGTATCTCATCTTATCTGCATCAACCATAACCAGTAGCTTCAAATTCAAACTGATCTAGCCGATTCAATGGAGGTGAGTAGAGATCCTACAGTAACGGATACATTATTCCAACCAACCAATTTCACCCCAAAGTCACGTGTTAGCATTTCTATCCTGCTCAGATCC
The sequence above is a segment of the Solanum lycopersicum chromosome 10, SLM_r2.1 genome. Coding sequences within it:
- the LOC101268726 gene encoding uncharacterized protein, producing MAKCLSFTASRDRFYRYFFSFSGLRSVTTDLEDGTTMHCWIPKVDEPTKPNLFLVHGFGANAMWQYSDLLRHFTPHFNVYLPDLLFFGASSTKRPERTESFQATCVKKLMEVHGVVRTSLVGISYGGFVGYSLAAQYPEAVERLVLCCAGVCLEEKDMKDGLFQVSDLDEAASILLPQTPEKLRELMRFSFFKPVKVMPSYFLSDFIDVMCNDYVNEKRELIQNLLRDRQLSNLPKISQSTLIIWGEQDRIFPLELGYRLQRHIEGNAELVVIRNAGHAVNLEKPKEFTKQLKAFLVDN